A portion of the Thunnus albacares chromosome 23, fThuAlb1.1, whole genome shotgun sequence genome contains these proteins:
- the rergla gene encoding ras-related and estrogen-regulated growth inhibitor-like protein, whose translation MNEIKIAVLGSEGVGKSALIVRFLTRRFIGEYASSSECMYSKRLSVDGRQISLELYEPCSRACEGKSTLNAQIHWADGFIVVYDISDHSSFLTAKAIVHLIRDLHLGTAKRDVESIIFLVGNKQDLCHMREVRYEEGQCLAVEFHCQFYEMSAAEHYQEVALIFSKMVQNANLGSKAKERRRRPSGSKSMAKLINNVFGKRRKSV comes from the exons ATGAATGAGATCAAGATTGCTGTACTGGGAAGTGAAGGGGTCGGGAAATCAG ctctgatcGTCCGTTTCCTCACCCGGCGCTTTATTGGCGAGTATGCTTCCTCTTCAG AGTGCATGTACAGCAAGCGTCTGTCCGTGGATGGGAGGCAGATTAGTCTGGAGCTCTATGAGCCCTGCTCTCGG gcCTGTGAGGGTAAGTCTACTTTAAATGCCCAGATCCACTGGGCTGATGGTTTCATTGTGGTCTACGATATCAGTGACCATTCCTCCTTCCTCACTGCCAAAGCCATAGTGCACCTGATCAGAGATCTACACCTGGGAACTGCCAAAAG GGATGTAGAGTCTATTATATTTTTGGTGGGCAACAAACAGGACCTGTGCCACATGAGAGAGGTACGGTATGAAGAAGGTCAGTGTCTGGCTGTCGAGTTTCACTGCCAGTTCTACGAGATGTCAGCAGCTGAGCACTACCAGGAGGTGGCGCTCATATTCTCCAAGATGGTGCAGAATGCCAACCTTGGCAGCAAGGCCAAGGAGCGCAGGAGACGCCCTAGCGGCTCTAAGTCCATGGCCAAACTCATCAACAATGTCTTCGGCAAGAGGAGGAAATCAGTGTGA